The DNA region TTCATGTCGGTTTCCGCCGCCGAGTCTTCAACGTACTCCAGATCGCAGAGCGCTTCGCCGTTGACGATCCCCACGGATACCGCAGCAACCATCCCTTTCATCGGATTGGTTTTCAGCTTACCGCTGGCCACCAGCTTGTTCAGCGCATCCGCCAGCGCCACACAGGCACCGGTAATGGAGGCGGTACGCGTGCCGCCATCGGCCTGGATCACATCGCAATCCAGGGTGATAGTGAATTCACCCAACGTTTTGAGATCGACTGCGGCGCGCAACGCACGGGCGATCAGACGCTGAATTTCCATCGTACGACCACCCTGCTTGCCCTTTGCGGCTTCGCGCGCATTACGGGTATGCGTTGCACGTGGCAACATGCCATATTCAGCGGTGATCCAGCCCTGGCCCTGACCTTTCAGAAAACGCGGTACGCCTTCTTCAATCGAGGCCGTGCACAGCACTTTGGTATCTCCAAATTCGACCAGCACCGAGCCTTCAGCATGTTTTGTATAGTTACGGGTCAGGGTTACGGGACGCACCTGATTAGCGCTACGGCCTGCTGGACGCATATTGAGATCTCCGGCTTGAAACGAATGTGGCTGCGCATTATACGGACTTCCGGCGGTTATTCCTATCCTGACAAGGCCGGGATGGCTATAATCCCCTCATCTCTCCTTTGAAAACAGGAACGTCTATGATCCGCAGCATGACCGCCTACGCCCGGCGTGAAATCAAGGGTGAATGGGGTAGCGCCACCTGGGAAATGCGCTCGGTAAACCAGCGTTATCTGGAAACTTACTTTCGTCTGCCGGAACAGTTCCGTAGCCTTGAGCCTGTTGTTCGTGAACGCATCCGTACGCGCCTGACACGCGGTAAAGTCGAGTGCATGCTGCGCTTTGAGCCCGATGCGAGCGCGCAGGGCGAGCTCATCCTGAATGAAAAGCTCGCAAAACAACTCGTGAACGCGGCCAACTGGGTCAAAATGCAGAGCGATGAAGGGGAAATCAATCCCGTCGATATCCTTCGCTGGCCTGGCGTTATGGCAGCACAGGAACAGGATCTTGATGCCATTGCGGCTGAGATTCTGACCGCGCTGGACGGTACGCTTGATGATTTCATCGTTGCCCGTGAAACGGAAGGTCAGGCTCTGAAAGCGCTGATCGAACAACGTCTGGAAGGCGTCAGCGCTGAAGTTATTAAAGTCCGCGCCCATATGCCAGAAATTCTGCAATGGCAGCGTGAACGTCTGGTCGCTAAGCTCGAGGACGCGCAGGTCCAGTTGGAAAATAACCGTCTGGAGCAAGAACTGGTCCTGATGGCGCAGCGCATTGATGTGGCAGAAGAGCTGGATCGCCTGGAAGCCCACGTCAAAGAAACCTACAACATCCTGAAGAAAAAAGAGGCGGTAGGCCGCCGTCTGGACTTCATGATGCAGGAATTCAACCGCGAGTCGAATACGCTGGCGTCGAAATCCATCAATGCGGAAGTGACCAATTCCGCTATTGAACTGAAAGTCCTGATCGAGCAAATGCGCGAACAGATTCAGAACATCGAGTAAAGTTTCACGCGATCTCGCGTAGTCTCACTAAGTCTTACCTGGATAAAAAGGCCATTGTAAATCATGGCCTTTTTTGTTTTATATAGTCTCATATCGTATCACTAGAGCGCGTGTTTCGTGTGTACATAGACGTGTACATACTGGCATTTATGACACGCAGTTTATGTACACAGCAATGAGACAAGATAAGCATGGCAAAACTGACAGACTTACAGATCAGAGCATGGAAAAATTCAGGCGAGCATTTTGAGGGAAGAGCTGATGGAGACGGGCTGTATCTATGCTTCCCAAAGAATTACTCAGCTCCATTTTGGCGCTTTCGCTATCGTTTTGCGGGAAAGCAGCGGGCAATGGTCATAGGCTCATATCCTGAACTGTCACTAGCCAAAGCACGTGAAACGACCAGAACGCTATCAGCCCGTGTTGCGTTGGGTTACGACGTATCGGGAGAGAAGCAAGAACGTAAAGCAGAAGCGTTGAAGAAGATGGAGGAAGCCAAACATGCGCTACGTGTTTCAGAGTTGGCCGCTGAATACTTTGAACGTCAGATCCTCAATCGCTGGAAGCATCCAGACATCCTACGCCGCCGTATAGACAAGGATATAAACCCTAATATTGGGGATATGAGAATCGAGGACGTTAAAGCCAGTCACATTGACGACATGCTGCAAAAAATCGTCCAACGTGGCGCACCTACAGTCGCTAATGATGTATTGAGGTGGACTCGCCGTATCTTCAATTACGGTATAAGACGCCATATGCTAGAAACGAATCCTACTGGTGCTTTTGAAATTGATGATGCGGGTGGGCAGGAAAAAAGCAGGGAACGCTGGCTAAGCCGAGAAGAGCTTGTGCGATTTTTACAGGCAATGCCAATGACAAAAGGTTTCTCACGTCAGAACGAGCTTACGATGAAACTTCTGCTGGTGTTCTGCTGCCGTAAGATGGAGCTGTGTGGTGCCCGTTGGGAAGAGTTCGATTTTGATGAAGCAGTTTGGCGCTTACCCGCAGAACGGGTTAAGAATGGCGATGCAATCGATATACCTATCCCGGAAGTGGCTCTTGAATGGCTGAAAGAACTGCATCAGATGTCCTGCAATAGCCAGTGGGTACTTCCGGCCAGAAAGATGCAGCACCGGATGATCCCACACATTCAGGAAAGTACATTGCCGGTAGCGTTAGCAAAAATAAAAACCAATATGCCCGGCATTCCTAATTTTACTATTCATGATTTTCGACGTACCGCGCGATCACATCTTGCGGCGTTAGGGGTTGATCCGATAGTTGCAGAGCGCTGCCTGAACCACAGAATCAAAGGCGTTGAGGGGATTTATAACCGTTATCAGTACTTCGATGAGAGGAAACAAGCGCTTGAGCAGTGGGCTGACTTGCTTGTTTCTTTAGAAAGAGGCGAGGACTATAACGTGACGCCATTGAGAAAGAGCATCGCGTAAATGCCATGGCACATAATTGAACTGATTGCCGAACATGTGCCAAATGTTGCTAACATCAGTTATGGTGGTCAAAACGGAGTAGGTCCGGGATAAGTAAGAAGACCAAACAGGCTTCTAACCTCAGAAAATCTTCCGATTAAGATTGCTTGAAAAATGCTTCTCCCATCCCAATAACATAACCTCCGTTTTATTACCAAAAGGAGACCACCATGGGAGAGCAGTACCGCATGTCTCGTCAGCAGCGTGTATCTTTCACTGTTGAAGAATCAAAATTGATTGATGAAGCACGTAACCTTATGACTGCTGCTACGGGAAAACCCGTCACCACTAACCGATTCATCAAAGTATCAACCATCCAAAGAGCTGAAAAAATCAACAACGGTGGCACTGATGGCAACGCCTAAAAATGAACCAACAAAACCAAATCATGTGTACAAAGTAGGATTTGGTGTCAATCAGACAGATAAAATTAACAAAGCAGCTAATAGTGTTGATGAAACACCAGAACAATTCATTAAAAAAAGCACATTAAAAGCAGCGGAGGTCATTAACAGCGCTGCCGGAGTTGCAGGCAAAAAGTGACAGGATAATCAATGGCATCGCGGAAAATATCGATGCCATCATCCTTAGAAATTTAGTGAGCTTACTAGGCTCGTTTGCAATCATATTCATCCTCTTCCTGAAAGCCGCACTCTTCACGTCTATAGATTTTCCAGCCTACTAATGCCCACAACGATGCAGTGCTTTATATCTGCACACTGCTTTGATAGTTTAGGCGTTCTACACACAGTAAGGATGCCTATTCGTGAAAAGAGATATCCGATCAATAAATTTTAATCTCATTAAACTTGACCAAGAAAACGTCAGATTTGGTGGTGATATTGCGCAAAATCAACGCGAAGCTATTGAGTTGATGCTGGCAGACCCAGAAGATGCAAAGAAAATTCTAAAACTTGCAGAGCACATTGCTCTTTATGGTCTTGATCCCACAGAATTACAGCTTGTAACTCCTGACGATGAGGGAAACTACATCGTACTTGAAGGAAACAGGCGATTAACTGCGTTGAAGTTGTTACAACGTCCAGATTTGTGCACACAAGAAAAATACTACAAAGATTTTTTGGCGGCCCATAATGAAATTGCGAGGAGCTTCCCTAGCGAAATCGAATGCAGTGTGGTTGCTACTCGAGAAGATGGTGATGTTTGGGTAGAGCTGAAGCATACCGGTCAAAATGGTGGTGCTGGACGTGTACCGTGGGATAGCGATATTCGTGATGAGCGCCGAGCAAGGCAAACAGGTGTTGAATCTATAGGGCGACAAATACGAGAGATTGTCCGAGATAATCCTGAAATATTTAATGAAATAGCCATCAGTGACATTTATCAAATCCCTGTCACTACACTAACGCGTCTTTTTGCTTCCAAAAGGGCTCAGGATGCGTTTGCAGTATTTATCAAAGACCGCCAAATACAGTTCAAATATAAATTAGTTATTTCTGCACCATCAATTGAGTTCGCTATACGTATGTTCCGTCATGAAGGATACAACGTTAATGATGTACGCAGTGATGATGACAGAAAGACCTTCCTCAGTCATATACCGCCAGAATTAAGTCCAGAACATCTGCATCAACAATCAATTAAACCCACTACTACCCCAGATGGTAATCCGACTGGCAGCGAAGGCGGTGCCGGGCAAGGTTCTTCAGGGGGAAGTCATTCTGGATCAGAGGACGATGAAACAACCGATAGCGGTTCTGGAAGCCCAAAAAAAGGTGGGGGTAATGGCCAAAAAACAAAGGCAAAAGGCTCATCAAAAAGCCGAAAATACCTTATTCCATGGTCTCTCAACATAACTAACAGTAGGATCAATGAAATCTACCGAGAGTTACGCTCTATGCTTGAAGTAGAGCGAGTTCCCAACGCTACTGCGATCACATTTAGAGTGTTTCTCGAAGTAAGTTGCGATGATTACAGAAGCCGCATGGCACATACAGGCAGCGGAGTTTACAGACATGATAATAATAAACCGCTTACTGAAGATGATAAACTTGCGATAAAAATTACTTCTGTCGCAAAACATCTCGAATCAGCAGGACTCATAACCAAACCAGAATCAAAAGCGATAAGTCGCCGAGCGGCAGGTACACAAACCGTTGGGTCAGTAGACCACTTAAACCAGTTTGTCCACAGCACAGCAAGCCCTCCACTACCATCTGAGCTAAAAGATGTCGCTGAGGAATATCTGCCAATGCTTAGAGCAATCTGGCCATAACATGCTGGCCAACTTAGAGCAGTTAAGCTAAACTAGCTCCTAAGTTGGCATACTAACTCTTTGTTCTAATATGAAAAAATCAAGCTATTCAACACCATTACGTTATCCTGGCGGTAAAGGTAAATTTGCGTACTACCTCAAAAGGTTGATTGAGGCTAATGGCCTGAATGACGGACACTATGTTGAGCCTTACGCAGGAGGAGCTGGCGTTGCCTTAGACTTGTTATTTAACGAGTTTGTTTCGAGAATACATATTAATGACCTAGATCCCGCCGTTTATTCATTTTGGTGTGCAGCGGTCAATCATACAGAAGAACTTTGCTCTGCAATTTCAAAAATACCTGTCACTATAGAACAATGGGAAATACAAAAGAAAATCATCAATAATATTGATAACAATTCTCTTGTCGATGTTGCATTAGCAACTTTTTTCCTGAACCGTACCAATCGTTCTGGAATATTAAAAGCAGGAGTTATTGGTGGGAAAGACCAAAGCGGGAAATGGAAATTAGATGTTCGATTTAACAAGCCAGATTTAATATCAAGAATACAAATGATAGGTGCATTTGGATCGAGAATTAACATTCATAATTATGATGCTATTGCACTGATGGATAATGTTGTAAAGACCTTACCCAAAAACACACTTTTATATTTAGACCCGCCCTATTATCACAAGGGTTCAGGTTTGTATCGAAACTTTTATAATCATGAAGATCATGTTGCCATTTGCAAAAAGCTCGATGAAGTAAAACACCCGTGGATTGTATCTTATGATAACGCGGTGGAAATCAAAGAAATTTATTCTGAATATCGACAGGAAGAATATTTTCTGAACTATACAGCGCAAGAGAAGCGTAAAGGTTCCGAAGTAATGATCTTTGGTCCAGGAGTAATTATACCGTCAAAAGGTTTAAAAAAATAAAATTATGTTTACATAAATTGTATAAAAATAATAATGAATAGATTTTATGATGGCCGTTTATAGAATAATAAAAATATTAAGGCAAGTATCTTTTATAATACTGATACTTGCCTATTAATTATCTCTTCCTATATTTACCATCAATAGAACCAATAGCAGAAACGCCGCAATAGCTCTCGCAGCTACGAGTCATAAGATTAATAGCCCTATCTTTCAACTCACTAATCACCGCTACACATGTGCTTGATGAATCGCTATAGACCCAGCGATTTAGCTGCTCAGTTCCCGCCTCAACAGATTCGGCAATACCTTCCATATTACAGACACCGGAAGCATCTCCATGCGATGCGTTAATACTGAACTTAGCAGAACCATTTTTGACAGACAAAGATAAAGTGCCATTATGTTTAATGTATTCATTAGCATGTGCAAAACTAATACTGAAAGTGAGAACAAACGCTAAAGTAAAAACTTTCATCACTAATCCCTTTTATTAGACTTGTAGTAAGCAAAGAATAATTAACCATCAATCAAACTACCACTATTTGACAGGGTTATTGTTTATGGCAACGTTTGCATAATTTATGAATATGCTAGAAAGACCTCGTGTATCTCGTAACGTAACAGCTTCAAAAACTTCATTACCAGAAACGATACCAACCAAATAAAGCTCCCCTCCTTCTTCTCTCATTACAAAACCTGAATATGGCTGTCCTGAAACCTTTATTCTAAATCCGACATAATCTTTATAATCGATCTTATCAATCGATTTAAAACTTGGTAACTTATGCATCAGCAATAAATAATCTCCTAATGTAGAATATGTAACGTAACTTCCGCTATCTATGTACACATCAGATTTCAACTGCTTTTCTGTAAACCCCATCTCATGAATGTTACTCTCATTCTCCTTTTAGGAGTCGTTAATGGCATCCGATGATAACTGATTCCTTTCCTCTTGATTAATTACATCCATAGCATCAGAATACTTAACATAATTAATTTTCCCGCGAACATACTCGAAACACTTATCCCAAAGATAATTAATACGTTTAGCATACATATTTTCAAGACATTGAGCATCGCTGCAATTACTCCGCTTACCAAGCCATTCTATTTGTGATTTTTTCATATCCTGTTTAACACCATCTGGCATTTCAGAGTTCATTGCTATCTTGTAGTTATGAGAAAGAAAATCATCAAGTCGATTTAACTTAAAATCTGAACAAATCATCGTTTCGACCGCAGACTCTGCATTTTTACATTCGAAAGAGGCAGCATAAGTTGTACTACATGCAAGCAATGAAACGAGTAAGATGATTTTTCTATTGACGATAATATTAATAATTTTTCCTTATTAAGAAATTAGCCTAAGCTATAGCTTTTATTAACCCGTCGATGGTGTAAGTTGAGGAATTATATGGAGACTCAATGAATCTAAACGTACCTGCGCCAACGATATGATTCATTATCCGCACATCCTGGGAGGATGATTTTCCACAGAACTGCGCTCTATGGTAAAATGCAGAATACGCTACAAGCCCCTCTCCCCAAGTAATATCCCTTGTTGGACCAACAATTGCGTTGCAGAAGGATTTATGGAAATTGAATAGTTGCCCTGCCCCCCGCCCAACAGAACAACTCGAGAAACAAAGACACTTACCTCTCAAAATTGGCCATGCAATGCGATCAAAATCTTTCCATGAGATAAATCCATCATCAGTTAGGGAAGGTGCGAATAAGCGGGGAAATTCTTCTCGGCTGACTCAGTCATTTCATTTCTTCATGTTTGAGCCGATTTTTTCTCCCGTAAATGCCTTGAATCAGCCTATTTAGACCGTTTCTTCGCCATTTAAGGCGTTATCCCCAGTTTTTAGTGAGATCTCTCCCACTGACGTATCATTTGGTCCGCCCGAAACAGGTTGGCCAGCGTGAATAACATCGCCAGTTGGTTATCGTTTTTCAGCAACCCCTTGTATCTGGCTTTCACGAAGCCGAACTGTCGCTTGATGATGCGAAATGGGTGCTCCACCTTGGCCCGGATGCTGGCTTTCATGTATTCGATGTTGATGGCCGTTTTGTTCTTGCGTGGATGCTGTTTCAAGGTTCTTACCTTGCCGGGGCGCTCGGCGATCAGCCAGTCCACATCCACCTCGGCCAGCTCCTCGCGCTGTGGCGCCCCTTGGTAGCCGGCATCGGCTGAGACAAATTGCTCCTCTCCATGCAGCAGATTACCCAGCTGATTGAGGTCATGCTCGTTGGCCGCGGTGGTGACTAGGCTGTGGGTCAGGCCACTCTTGGCATCGACACCAATGTGGGCCTTCATGCCAAAGTGCCACTGATTGCCTTTCTTGGTCTGATGCATCTCCGGATCGCGTTGCTGCTCTTTGTTCTTGGTCGAGCTGGGTGCCTCAATGATGGTGGCATCGACCAAGGTGCCTTGGGTCATCATGACGCCTGCTTCGGCCAGCCAGCGATTGATGGTCTTGAACAATTGGCGGGCCAGTTGATGCTGCTCCAGCAGGTGGCGGAAATTCATGATGGTGGTGCGGTCCGGCAGGGCGCTATCCAGGGATAACCGGGCAAACAGACGCATGGAGGCGATTTCGTACAGAGCATCTTCCATCGCGCCATCGCTCAGGTTGTACCAATGCTGCATGCAGTGAATGCGTAGCATGGTTTCCAGCGGATAAGGTCGCCGGCCATTACCAGCCTTGGGGTAAAACGGCTCGATGACTTCCACCATGTTTTGCCATGGCAGAATCTGCTCCATGCGGGACAAGAAAATCTCTTTTCTGGTCTGACGGCGCTTACTGCTGAATTCACTGTCGGCGAAGGTGAGTTGATGACTCATGATGAACCCTGTTCCATGGCTCCAGATGACAAACATGATCTCATATCAGGGACTTGTTCGCACCTTCCTTAGAATAAATCCCTCGTCAGTCCCATGAGCACTAATATGCACATATTTTATATGTGCTCGCAGGGCTATCTTTAATGCCTTGACTAACATTTCCTTATTAACAACCTCAAGACTTTTTGCGCTTACCCCCTGTAATTCCAGAATCTTCCTTAGCGTATTCCCCTCATATCTCTCGTCATATATATCAAGATCACTGCGTGATTCAATAATAAGTATCTTCTGTTTTTTCATCGTACATACCAAAGCGCACATCCAATCGCAGTTTTATAATCGACTTAATATCAGTAGCAACCTTTACAGGAAACAAAGCAATCGTGGATGCACCAGACCCCTGCACATCCCTGATCTCCATAAAACAGCTATAGATGCACAAAAACACATTTTATAGACATTTAAGGGAGTGAGGTGTGGTATATGGCTCAGTTATCCTCAGATAGTGCAGACAAGCAGGTAGGCCAACGCATCCAGATGCGGCGCAAAGAACTGGGAATGACCGCACAGCACTTAGCTGAACTCGTTGATATCTCTCATCAGCAACTTTCCCGCTATGAACGCGGAACTAACAAGATTAACGTGGCTCACCTTGTTAACATAGCAATTAAGCTCAATACACCGATCAGTTGGTTTTTTATTGATTGATTCTCAACGCTAGATAACGAGTCAAAGAAAAAACAAGATTTTGTGCCCGTAAAAGATGCAGATTTGAAACATCGCTTTGATCAAATTTGGCCTCAATTGACCCATGAGCAAAGACGTGTACTGATTATGCTCTTAAACAAATATACGAAATGAGGCCCAAATGTAAAGCCTCATTTCTGCCAATTAATTGATTATTAACTTCCTTTTAATACTTTTTATCTACCATTTTGAGCACTTTAATAACTTTATCTTTATAAAAATACTGTTCAAGAAACCCGCCTTTTAAATAGGTAATTGACCTGCTCCCCGTTGATTAGTACACCCCGATGTTAGTAATGTCTTCATAAGCCACATGAGGACATCCCCATGAAGAAGCGTTTTTCCGACGAACAGATCATCAGTATTCTCCGCGAAGCCGAAGCTGGGGTACCCGCCCGTGAACTCTGCCGCAAGCATGCCATTTCCGATGCCACGTTTTACATCTGGCGTAAGAAGTATGGCGGTATGGAGGTGCCTGAAGTTAAGCGCCTGAAGTCGCTTGAGGAAGAGAACGCCAGACTCAAGAAGCTGCTTGCCGAAGCCATGCTGGATAAAGAGGCGCTTCAGGTGGCTCTTGGGCGAAAGTACTGACGACAGACCAGAAGCGGGAAGCCGTGATGTTGATGTGTGATGCGACCGGTCTGTCGCAACGTCGTGCCTGCAGGCTTACAGGTTTATCCCTGTCGACCTGCCGCTATGAGGCTCACCGTCCGGCTGCTGATGCGCATTTATCAGGGCGCATCACTGAGCTGGCACTGGAGCGCAGGCGTTTTGGCTACCGTCGTATTTGGCAGTTGCTGCGCCGTGAAGGGCTTCATGTTAATCATAAGCGCGTGTACCGGCTTTATCACCTCAGTGGCCTGGGCGTAAAACGCAGAAGACGTCGTAAAGGGCTGGCAACAGAACGTCTGCCGCTGCTCCGTCCGGCGGCGGCCCAATCTGACCTGGTCGATGGATTTCGTCATGGACGCACTTTCCACCGGTCGCAGGATCAAGTGTCTTACCTGCGTCGATGATTTCACAAAGGAATGCCTGACGGTCACTGTTGCCTTTGGGATTTCAGGCGTTCAGGTCACGCGTATTCTGGACAGCATTGCACTGTTTCGAGGCTATCCGGCGACGATAAGAACTGACCAGGGGCCGGAGTTCACTTGCCGTGCACTGGATCAATGGGCCTTTGAGCATGGTGTTGAGTTGCGCTTAATCCAGCCGGGCAAGCCAACGCAGAACGGATTTATTGAGAGCTTTAACGGACGATTTCGCGATGAATGTTTGAATGAGCACTGGTTCAGCGATATCGTTCATGCCAGGAAAATTATTAATGACTGGCGGCAGGATTATAACGAATGCCGCCCGCACTCCACGCTGAATTATCAGACACCGTCTGAATTTGCAGCGGGCTGGAGAAAGGGTCATTCTGAGAATGAAGATTCCGACGTTACTAACTGAGTGT from Citrobacter amalonaticus Y19 includes:
- the rph gene encoding ribonuclease PH is translated as MRPAGRSANQVRPVTLTRNYTKHAEGSVLVEFGDTKVLCTASIEEGVPRFLKGQGQGWITAEYGMLPRATHTRNAREAAKGKQGGRTMEIQRLIARALRAAVDLKTLGEFTITLDCDVIQADGGTRTASITGACVALADALNKLVASGKLKTNPMKGMVAAVSVGIVNGEALCDLEYVEDSAAETDMNVVMTEDGRIIEVQGTAEGEPFSHEELLTLLALARGGIESIVATQKAALEN
- a CDS encoding YicC/YloC family endoribonuclease; translated protein: MIRSMTAYARREIKGEWGSATWEMRSVNQRYLETYFRLPEQFRSLEPVVRERIRTRLTRGKVECMLRFEPDASAQGELILNEKLAKQLVNAANWVKMQSDEGEINPVDILRWPGVMAAQEQDLDAIAAEILTALDGTLDDFIVARETEGQALKALIEQRLEGVSAEVIKVRAHMPEILQWQRERLVAKLEDAQVQLENNRLEQELVLMAQRIDVAEELDRLEAHVKETYNILKKKEAVGRRLDFMMQEFNRESNTLASKSINAEVTNSAIELKVLIEQMREQIQNIE
- a CDS encoding tyrosine-type recombinase/integrase, which produces MAKLTDLQIRAWKNSGEHFEGRADGDGLYLCFPKNYSAPFWRFRYRFAGKQRAMVIGSYPELSLAKARETTRTLSARVALGYDVSGEKQERKAEALKKMEEAKHALRVSELAAEYFERQILNRWKHPDILRRRIDKDINPNIGDMRIEDVKASHIDDMLQKIVQRGAPTVANDVLRWTRRIFNYGIRRHMLETNPTGAFEIDDAGGQEKSRERWLSREELVRFLQAMPMTKGFSRQNELTMKLLLVFCCRKMELCGARWEEFDFDEAVWRLPAERVKNGDAIDIPIPEVALEWLKELHQMSCNSQWVLPARKMQHRMIPHIQESTLPVALAKIKTNMPGIPNFTIHDFRRTARSHLAALGVDPIVAERCLNHRIKGVEGIYNRYQYFDERKQALEQWADLLVSLERGEDYNVTPLRKSIA
- a CDS encoding DNA adenine methylase; protein product: MKKSSYSTPLRYPGGKGKFAYYLKRLIEANGLNDGHYVEPYAGGAGVALDLLFNEFVSRIHINDLDPAVYSFWCAAVNHTEELCSAISKIPVTIEQWEIQKKIINNIDNNSLVDVALATFFLNRTNRSGILKAGVIGGKDQSGKWKLDVRFNKPDLISRIQMIGAFGSRINIHNYDAIALMDNVVKTLPKNTLLYLDPPYYHKGSGLYRNFYNHEDHVAICKKLDEVKHPWIVSYDNAVEIKEIYSEYRQEEYFLNYTAQEKRKGSEVMIFGPGVIIPSKGLKK
- a CDS encoding lysozyme inhibitor LprI family protein codes for the protein MLACSTTYAASFECKNAESAVETMICSDFKLNRLDDFLSHNYKIAMNSEMPDGVKQDMKKSQIEWLGKRSNCSDAQCLENMYAKRINYLWDKCFEYVRGKINYVKYSDAMDVINQEERNQLSSDAINDS
- a CDS encoding IS5-like element IS5 family transposase, which produces MSHQLTFADSEFSSKRRQTRKEIFLSRMEQILPWQNMVEVIEPFYPKAGNGRRPYPLETMLRIHCMQHWYNLSDGAMEDALYEIASMRLFARLSLDSALPDRTTIMNFRHLLEQHQLARQLFKTINRWLAEAGVMMTQGTLVDATIIEAPSSTKNKEQQRDPEMHQTKKGNQWHFGMKAHIGVDAKSGLTHSLVTTAANEHDLNQLGNLLHGEEQFVSADAGYQGAPQREELAEVDVDWLIAERPGKVRTLKQHPRKNKTAINIEYMKASIRAKVEHPFRIIKRQFGFVKARYKGLLKNDNQLAMLFTLANLFRADQMIRQWERSH